A stretch of Castanea sativa cultivar Marrone di Chiusa Pesio chromosome 2, ASM4071231v1 DNA encodes these proteins:
- the LOC142625846 gene encoding uncharacterized protein LOC142625846 isoform X1, translating into MGGFLQFFDFNQGNMAKKVHKQKRNVGGHEAPRNSLELQLETSQSYCAVGDVPYSYQVEEDWSEKNCYPIEASMKKLINEEVSKRSSTRQNAPSIVARLMGMDMLPLDTNSVVQPIDKRNESAGTKFSKKERNGKGSVDHISSDSNTSTLMELDSSYHNKDKSTDRWSSEQRLGKPRRREHPQEEELQKFKKEFEAWQAARFKECSRVIELDDIPGQLLAQEDLNKEKMARYATSGRTAYEKPVEPKGHTLKARSHERGGLHQRGDKTELFPSEQRESFPLISRTMSRDFDESTLMISSQKLDKSSAATKIVILKPGPDRICNQEESWTSSSGTVEERGSIEDFLEEVKERLKCELQGKNLKRSSVGRGSGIETPFSEKPSDPKRIAKHIAKQVRESVTRDLGRNLIRSESTRSYKSEIQLNGPGSPDFISRDTRKFLSERLRNVLKRESHLDVPIVVNGSSTSYAFDDEKVKLKQVRDSLKARNEVSRWEIVKDEPEVKTRSFRHGSDDGGVLQSELSPRNLIRSLSAPVPGTSFGKLLLEDRHVLTGAHIRRKHEATDNGSVDIKKQKKERFNFKEKVSNFRYSFALRRRLFGKKIESMEESHSCELDLMKDMMSGPTVIMNYGERHENSTEVPPSPASICSSGQEEFWRSADHISPVSTPDLTSREDNVVPHLFREISSNLSELRKQLNQLKSHEPEDTTELESDECEMVELEDPTEAYIKDLLVSSGLYDGSSDGSLFRWDTFAKPISSSVFEEVEESYRKLAREDESTLNDHYAKLDHKLLLDLLNETLSTILAPLSTTSTFKRNIINSTMLPPLRGRRLLDHVWEIIHVYLHPSADKSQYSLDSMVSLDLGSVPWSLLMDDEVNVLARGVEYLIIGDLVEEIVKDIQLRSCEY; encoded by the exons ATGGGAGGCTTCTTGCAGTTTTTTGACTTCAATCAGGGTAACATGGCCAAGAAAGTTCATAAACAGAAGAGAAATGTAGGCG GCCATGAAGCTCCTCGGAATAGTCTGGAGTTGCAATTGGAAACTTCTCAAAGTTATTGTGCGGTAGGGGATGTACCG TACTCTTATCAAGTGGAAGAAGACTGGTCTGAAAAGAATTGTTATCCAATTGAGGCTTCGATGAAGAAATTGATAAATGAGGAAGTATCTAAACGATCAAGCACCAGGCAAAATGCCCCAAGCATCGTTGCCCGGCTTATGGGAATGGACATGCTGCCATTAGATACAAATTCTGTAGTTCAGCCAATCGATAAAAGGAATGAAAGTGCAGGAacaaagttctcaaagaaggaaaggaatggaaaggGCTCAGTTGATCACATCTCATCTGACTCAAATACTTCCACACTGATGGAACTTGACTCATCTTACCATAATAAAGACAAAAGTACTGATAGATGGAGCAGTGAGCAAAGGTTAGGAAAACCAAGGCGTCGAGAACATCCTCAAGAGGAGGAACTACAGAAATTTAAGAAAGAATTTGAAGCATGGCAAGCGGCAAGGTTTAAGGAATGTTCAAGGGTTATTGAACTTGATGACATCCCTGGACAGTTGCTTGCTCAAGAGGACCTCAACAAAGAAAAGATGGCACGTTATGCAACTTCTGGGAGAACAGCATATGAGAAGCCCGTAGAACCTAAGGGTCATACATTAAAGGCAAGGTCTCATGAGAGAGGTGGTTTACATCAACGTGGAGATAAAACAGAACTATTCCCATCTGAGCAAAGAGAATCTTTTCCTTTAATAAGCAGGACCATGAGTAGGGACTTTGATGAGTCCACTCTTATGATTTCTAGTCAGAAACTAGATAAATCTTCTGCTGCCACAAAGATAGTGATCTTGAAGCCTGGTCCTGATAGGATTTGTAACCAAGAAGAGTCTTGGACAAGTTCCTCGGGAACTGTAGAGGAGAGGGGTAGTATAGAAGATTTTCTCGAGGAGGTTAAGGAACGGCTGAAATGTGAACTGCAAGGGAAAAATCTTAAGAGGAGTTCTGTGGGCCGTGGAAGTGGAATCGAGACCCCTTTCAGTGAAAAGCCATCAGATCCAAAAAGAATTGCTAAGCATATAGCAAAACAAGTCCGAGAAAGTGTGACTAGGGACCTTGGAAGGAATTTGATCCGATCAGAATCAACAAGATCATATAAAAGTGAAATTCAGTTAAATGGACCAGGTTCCCCGGATTTCATTAGCAGAGATACTAGGAAATTCTTGTCAGAGAGACTAAGAAATGTTCTCAAGAGAGAATCACATCTTGACGTTCCCATAGTGGTCAATGGCAGCTCTACATCATATGCATTTGATGATGAAAAGGTCAAACTAAAACAAGTTAGAGATTCATTGAAGGCAAGGAATGAAGTGAGCCGCTGGGAAATTGTGAAAGATGAACCAGAAGTGAAAACCAGATCTTTCAGACATGGGTCAGATGATGGGGGAGTACTCCAAAGTGAGTTATCCCCTAGAAATCTCATTAGGTCTTTGTCAGCTCCTGTACCAGGAACATCATTTGGGAAGCTTCTTCTGGAAGACCGTCACGTTTTAACTGGTGCTCATATCCGGAGAAAGCATGAAGCCACTGATAATGGGTCAGTGGATATTAAAAAGCAGAAGAAAGAAAGGTttaattttaaagagaaagtttccaaTTTCAGATACAGTTTTGCTCTTAGACGGAGATTGTTTGGCAAGAAGATAGAATCAATGGAGGAATCACATAGCTGTGAACTTGATCTTATGAAAGACATGATGAGTGGACCAACAGTCATTATGAACTATGGCGAGAGGCAT GAGAATTCCACTGAGGTTCCTCCTAGTCCCGCATCAATATGTAGCAGTGGTCAAGAAGAGTTCTGGAGGTCTGCTGATCATATCAGCCCAGTGTCAACACCAGATTTAACTTCAAGAGAAGATAATGTTGTACCACATCTTTTTAGAGAAATCAGCTCCAATCTGAGTG AGCTGCGGAAGCAACTAAATCAACTTAAGTCTCATGAGCCTGAAGACACAACTGAATTGGAGTCTGATGAGTGTGAAATGGTTGAGCTAGAGGACCCAACAGAAGCTTACATAAAAGATCTGCTTGTTTCTTCTGGTTTGTATGATGGATCATCTGATGGGTCTTTATTCAGGTGGGACACATTTGCTAAGCCTATTAGCAGCTCTGtctttgaagaagtggaagaaTCATATAGAAAATTGGCCAGGGAGGATGAAAGTACATTAAATGATCACTATGCAAAGTTAGATCACAAGTTGCTACTCGATTTATTAAATGAAACACTTTCAACGATTCTTGCACCACTTTCAACCACGTCTACattcaaaagaaatattattaattccACTATGCTGCCACCTTTACGTGGAAGGAGGTTATTGGATCATGTGTGGGAGATTATCCATGTGTATTTACACCCTTCAGCTGACAAATCCCAATACTCACTTGATAGTATGGTTTCCCTGGATCTAGGATCAGTCCCATGGTCTTTATTGATGGATGATGAGGTTAATGTTCTGGCAAGAGGGGTGGAATATCTGATAATTGGAGATTTGGTTGAGGAAATTGTAAAGGACATACAACTACGATCATGTGAGTATTAA
- the LOC142624519 gene encoding WUSCHEL-related homeobox 8 isoform X1, with translation MTEFNMMEWEKQGHPHPHHHHHHQHQHQQHQQQQQQEREEQQNGNVGNNIEVNGNGNGGMLYVKVMTDDQLETLRKQIALYASICEQLVEMHKNLTAQQDLAGVRLGNLYCDPLMTSAGHKITSRQRWTPTPVQLQILERIFDQGNGTPSKQKIKEITSELGQHGQISETNVYNWFQNRRARSKRKQQNSAPNNGESEVETEVDSPKDKKTKPEEFHSQQNSDPRAEDLCFQNPEISSDLHFLDPQSSKAEAMFPSDDGLKPARSLSQISFYDGLLSNSRNDHLNGKMEVPGNYGLYQHSEDYGM, from the exons atgacTGAGTTCAACATGATGGAGTGGGAGAAGCAAGgacatcctcatcctcatcatcatcaccaccaccaacaccaacaccaacaacaccaacaacaacagcagcaagAGAGAGAGGAGCAACAGAATGGGAATGTTGGTAATAATATTGAAGTTAATGGGAATGGAAATGGTGGGATGTTGTATGTCAAAGTCATGACCGATGACCAATTGGAAACTCTTCGTAAACAGATTGCTCTTTATGCCTCCATTTGTGAACAACTCGTTGAGATGCACAAGAATCTCACTGCCCAACAAGATCTtgcag GAGTGAGGCTGGGCAATTTATATTGTGACCCCTTAATGACATCTGCTGGCCACAAAATCACTTCTAGACAGCGGTGGACTCCAACACCTGTGCAACTTCAAATTCTGGAGCGTATATTTGATCAAGGGAATGGAACTCCAAGCAAACAGAAGATCAAAGAGATAACCTCTGAACTGGGTCAGCATGGCCAAATTTCAGAAACAAATGTCTATAACTGGTTCCAGAATAGGCGTGCTAGATCAAAAAGGAAACAACAAAATTCAGCACCAAACAATGGTGAATCAGAAGTAGAGACAGAAGTTGATTCCCCTAAGGATAAGAAGACAAAACCAGAGGAATTTCACTCCCAACAGAACTCAGATCCTAGGGCTGAAGATTTGTGCTTCCAGAATCCTGAGATAAGCTCTGATCTGCATTTCTTAGACCCACAGAGCAGTAAAGCTGAGGCTATGTTTCCTTCGGATGATGGTTTAAAACCTGCTAGAAGTTTAAGCCAAATTTCTTTTTACGACGGTTTGCTATCAAATTCAA GAAATGACCACCTCAATGGGAAGATGGAAGTGCCAGGGAACTATGGTCTTTATCAGCATTCAGAAGACTATGGCATGTAG
- the LOC142625846 gene encoding uncharacterized protein LOC142625846 isoform X2 — MGGFLQFFDFNQGNMAKKVHKQKRNVGGHEAPRNSLELQLETSQSYCAYSYQVEEDWSEKNCYPIEASMKKLINEEVSKRSSTRQNAPSIVARLMGMDMLPLDTNSVVQPIDKRNESAGTKFSKKERNGKGSVDHISSDSNTSTLMELDSSYHNKDKSTDRWSSEQRLGKPRRREHPQEEELQKFKKEFEAWQAARFKECSRVIELDDIPGQLLAQEDLNKEKMARYATSGRTAYEKPVEPKGHTLKARSHERGGLHQRGDKTELFPSEQRESFPLISRTMSRDFDESTLMISSQKLDKSSAATKIVILKPGPDRICNQEESWTSSSGTVEERGSIEDFLEEVKERLKCELQGKNLKRSSVGRGSGIETPFSEKPSDPKRIAKHIAKQVRESVTRDLGRNLIRSESTRSYKSEIQLNGPGSPDFISRDTRKFLSERLRNVLKRESHLDVPIVVNGSSTSYAFDDEKVKLKQVRDSLKARNEVSRWEIVKDEPEVKTRSFRHGSDDGGVLQSELSPRNLIRSLSAPVPGTSFGKLLLEDRHVLTGAHIRRKHEATDNGSVDIKKQKKERFNFKEKVSNFRYSFALRRRLFGKKIESMEESHSCELDLMKDMMSGPTVIMNYGERHENSTEVPPSPASICSSGQEEFWRSADHISPVSTPDLTSREDNVVPHLFREISSNLSELRKQLNQLKSHEPEDTTELESDECEMVELEDPTEAYIKDLLVSSGLYDGSSDGSLFRWDTFAKPISSSVFEEVEESYRKLAREDESTLNDHYAKLDHKLLLDLLNETLSTILAPLSTTSTFKRNIINSTMLPPLRGRRLLDHVWEIIHVYLHPSADKSQYSLDSMVSLDLGSVPWSLLMDDEVNVLARGVEYLIIGDLVEEIVKDIQLRSCEY; from the exons ATGGGAGGCTTCTTGCAGTTTTTTGACTTCAATCAGGGTAACATGGCCAAGAAAGTTCATAAACAGAAGAGAAATGTAGGCG GCCATGAAGCTCCTCGGAATAGTCTGGAGTTGCAATTGGAAACTTCTCAAAGTTATTGTGCG TACTCTTATCAAGTGGAAGAAGACTGGTCTGAAAAGAATTGTTATCCAATTGAGGCTTCGATGAAGAAATTGATAAATGAGGAAGTATCTAAACGATCAAGCACCAGGCAAAATGCCCCAAGCATCGTTGCCCGGCTTATGGGAATGGACATGCTGCCATTAGATACAAATTCTGTAGTTCAGCCAATCGATAAAAGGAATGAAAGTGCAGGAacaaagttctcaaagaaggaaaggaatggaaaggGCTCAGTTGATCACATCTCATCTGACTCAAATACTTCCACACTGATGGAACTTGACTCATCTTACCATAATAAAGACAAAAGTACTGATAGATGGAGCAGTGAGCAAAGGTTAGGAAAACCAAGGCGTCGAGAACATCCTCAAGAGGAGGAACTACAGAAATTTAAGAAAGAATTTGAAGCATGGCAAGCGGCAAGGTTTAAGGAATGTTCAAGGGTTATTGAACTTGATGACATCCCTGGACAGTTGCTTGCTCAAGAGGACCTCAACAAAGAAAAGATGGCACGTTATGCAACTTCTGGGAGAACAGCATATGAGAAGCCCGTAGAACCTAAGGGTCATACATTAAAGGCAAGGTCTCATGAGAGAGGTGGTTTACATCAACGTGGAGATAAAACAGAACTATTCCCATCTGAGCAAAGAGAATCTTTTCCTTTAATAAGCAGGACCATGAGTAGGGACTTTGATGAGTCCACTCTTATGATTTCTAGTCAGAAACTAGATAAATCTTCTGCTGCCACAAAGATAGTGATCTTGAAGCCTGGTCCTGATAGGATTTGTAACCAAGAAGAGTCTTGGACAAGTTCCTCGGGAACTGTAGAGGAGAGGGGTAGTATAGAAGATTTTCTCGAGGAGGTTAAGGAACGGCTGAAATGTGAACTGCAAGGGAAAAATCTTAAGAGGAGTTCTGTGGGCCGTGGAAGTGGAATCGAGACCCCTTTCAGTGAAAAGCCATCAGATCCAAAAAGAATTGCTAAGCATATAGCAAAACAAGTCCGAGAAAGTGTGACTAGGGACCTTGGAAGGAATTTGATCCGATCAGAATCAACAAGATCATATAAAAGTGAAATTCAGTTAAATGGACCAGGTTCCCCGGATTTCATTAGCAGAGATACTAGGAAATTCTTGTCAGAGAGACTAAGAAATGTTCTCAAGAGAGAATCACATCTTGACGTTCCCATAGTGGTCAATGGCAGCTCTACATCATATGCATTTGATGATGAAAAGGTCAAACTAAAACAAGTTAGAGATTCATTGAAGGCAAGGAATGAAGTGAGCCGCTGGGAAATTGTGAAAGATGAACCAGAAGTGAAAACCAGATCTTTCAGACATGGGTCAGATGATGGGGGAGTACTCCAAAGTGAGTTATCCCCTAGAAATCTCATTAGGTCTTTGTCAGCTCCTGTACCAGGAACATCATTTGGGAAGCTTCTTCTGGAAGACCGTCACGTTTTAACTGGTGCTCATATCCGGAGAAAGCATGAAGCCACTGATAATGGGTCAGTGGATATTAAAAAGCAGAAGAAAGAAAGGTttaattttaaagagaaagtttccaaTTTCAGATACAGTTTTGCTCTTAGACGGAGATTGTTTGGCAAGAAGATAGAATCAATGGAGGAATCACATAGCTGTGAACTTGATCTTATGAAAGACATGATGAGTGGACCAACAGTCATTATGAACTATGGCGAGAGGCAT GAGAATTCCACTGAGGTTCCTCCTAGTCCCGCATCAATATGTAGCAGTGGTCAAGAAGAGTTCTGGAGGTCTGCTGATCATATCAGCCCAGTGTCAACACCAGATTTAACTTCAAGAGAAGATAATGTTGTACCACATCTTTTTAGAGAAATCAGCTCCAATCTGAGTG AGCTGCGGAAGCAACTAAATCAACTTAAGTCTCATGAGCCTGAAGACACAACTGAATTGGAGTCTGATGAGTGTGAAATGGTTGAGCTAGAGGACCCAACAGAAGCTTACATAAAAGATCTGCTTGTTTCTTCTGGTTTGTATGATGGATCATCTGATGGGTCTTTATTCAGGTGGGACACATTTGCTAAGCCTATTAGCAGCTCTGtctttgaagaagtggaagaaTCATATAGAAAATTGGCCAGGGAGGATGAAAGTACATTAAATGATCACTATGCAAAGTTAGATCACAAGTTGCTACTCGATTTATTAAATGAAACACTTTCAACGATTCTTGCACCACTTTCAACCACGTCTACattcaaaagaaatattattaattccACTATGCTGCCACCTTTACGTGGAAGGAGGTTATTGGATCATGTGTGGGAGATTATCCATGTGTATTTACACCCTTCAGCTGACAAATCCCAATACTCACTTGATAGTATGGTTTCCCTGGATCTAGGATCAGTCCCATGGTCTTTATTGATGGATGATGAGGTTAATGTTCTGGCAAGAGGGGTGGAATATCTGATAATTGGAGATTTGGTTGAGGAAATTGTAAAGGACATACAACTACGATCATGTGAGTATTAA
- the LOC142625846 gene encoding uncharacterized protein LOC142625846 isoform X3: MYRLAKCTAINYQYSYQVEEDWSEKNCYPIEASMKKLINEEVSKRSSTRQNAPSIVARLMGMDMLPLDTNSVVQPIDKRNESAGTKFSKKERNGKGSVDHISSDSNTSTLMELDSSYHNKDKSTDRWSSEQRLGKPRRREHPQEEELQKFKKEFEAWQAARFKECSRVIELDDIPGQLLAQEDLNKEKMARYATSGRTAYEKPVEPKGHTLKARSHERGGLHQRGDKTELFPSEQRESFPLISRTMSRDFDESTLMISSQKLDKSSAATKIVILKPGPDRICNQEESWTSSSGTVEERGSIEDFLEEVKERLKCELQGKNLKRSSVGRGSGIETPFSEKPSDPKRIAKHIAKQVRESVTRDLGRNLIRSESTRSYKSEIQLNGPGSPDFISRDTRKFLSERLRNVLKRESHLDVPIVVNGSSTSYAFDDEKVKLKQVRDSLKARNEVSRWEIVKDEPEVKTRSFRHGSDDGGVLQSELSPRNLIRSLSAPVPGTSFGKLLLEDRHVLTGAHIRRKHEATDNGSVDIKKQKKERFNFKEKVSNFRYSFALRRRLFGKKIESMEESHSCELDLMKDMMSGPTVIMNYGERHENSTEVPPSPASICSSGQEEFWRSADHISPVSTPDLTSREDNVVPHLFREISSNLSELRKQLNQLKSHEPEDTTELESDECEMVELEDPTEAYIKDLLVSSGLYDGSSDGSLFRWDTFAKPISSSVFEEVEESYRKLAREDESTLNDHYAKLDHKLLLDLLNETLSTILAPLSTTSTFKRNIINSTMLPPLRGRRLLDHVWEIIHVYLHPSADKSQYSLDSMVSLDLGSVPWSLLMDDEVNVLARGVEYLIIGDLVEEIVKDIQLRSCEY; this comes from the exons ATGTACCG TTTAGCTAAATGTACTGCTATTAATTATCAGTACTCTTATCAAGTGGAAGAAGACTGGTCTGAAAAGAATTGTTATCCAATTGAGGCTTCGATGAAGAAATTGATAAATGAGGAAGTATCTAAACGATCAAGCACCAGGCAAAATGCCCCAAGCATCGTTGCCCGGCTTATGGGAATGGACATGCTGCCATTAGATACAAATTCTGTAGTTCAGCCAATCGATAAAAGGAATGAAAGTGCAGGAacaaagttctcaaagaaggaaaggaatggaaaggGCTCAGTTGATCACATCTCATCTGACTCAAATACTTCCACACTGATGGAACTTGACTCATCTTACCATAATAAAGACAAAAGTACTGATAGATGGAGCAGTGAGCAAAGGTTAGGAAAACCAAGGCGTCGAGAACATCCTCAAGAGGAGGAACTACAGAAATTTAAGAAAGAATTTGAAGCATGGCAAGCGGCAAGGTTTAAGGAATGTTCAAGGGTTATTGAACTTGATGACATCCCTGGACAGTTGCTTGCTCAAGAGGACCTCAACAAAGAAAAGATGGCACGTTATGCAACTTCTGGGAGAACAGCATATGAGAAGCCCGTAGAACCTAAGGGTCATACATTAAAGGCAAGGTCTCATGAGAGAGGTGGTTTACATCAACGTGGAGATAAAACAGAACTATTCCCATCTGAGCAAAGAGAATCTTTTCCTTTAATAAGCAGGACCATGAGTAGGGACTTTGATGAGTCCACTCTTATGATTTCTAGTCAGAAACTAGATAAATCTTCTGCTGCCACAAAGATAGTGATCTTGAAGCCTGGTCCTGATAGGATTTGTAACCAAGAAGAGTCTTGGACAAGTTCCTCGGGAACTGTAGAGGAGAGGGGTAGTATAGAAGATTTTCTCGAGGAGGTTAAGGAACGGCTGAAATGTGAACTGCAAGGGAAAAATCTTAAGAGGAGTTCTGTGGGCCGTGGAAGTGGAATCGAGACCCCTTTCAGTGAAAAGCCATCAGATCCAAAAAGAATTGCTAAGCATATAGCAAAACAAGTCCGAGAAAGTGTGACTAGGGACCTTGGAAGGAATTTGATCCGATCAGAATCAACAAGATCATATAAAAGTGAAATTCAGTTAAATGGACCAGGTTCCCCGGATTTCATTAGCAGAGATACTAGGAAATTCTTGTCAGAGAGACTAAGAAATGTTCTCAAGAGAGAATCACATCTTGACGTTCCCATAGTGGTCAATGGCAGCTCTACATCATATGCATTTGATGATGAAAAGGTCAAACTAAAACAAGTTAGAGATTCATTGAAGGCAAGGAATGAAGTGAGCCGCTGGGAAATTGTGAAAGATGAACCAGAAGTGAAAACCAGATCTTTCAGACATGGGTCAGATGATGGGGGAGTACTCCAAAGTGAGTTATCCCCTAGAAATCTCATTAGGTCTTTGTCAGCTCCTGTACCAGGAACATCATTTGGGAAGCTTCTTCTGGAAGACCGTCACGTTTTAACTGGTGCTCATATCCGGAGAAAGCATGAAGCCACTGATAATGGGTCAGTGGATATTAAAAAGCAGAAGAAAGAAAGGTttaattttaaagagaaagtttccaaTTTCAGATACAGTTTTGCTCTTAGACGGAGATTGTTTGGCAAGAAGATAGAATCAATGGAGGAATCACATAGCTGTGAACTTGATCTTATGAAAGACATGATGAGTGGACCAACAGTCATTATGAACTATGGCGAGAGGCAT GAGAATTCCACTGAGGTTCCTCCTAGTCCCGCATCAATATGTAGCAGTGGTCAAGAAGAGTTCTGGAGGTCTGCTGATCATATCAGCCCAGTGTCAACACCAGATTTAACTTCAAGAGAAGATAATGTTGTACCACATCTTTTTAGAGAAATCAGCTCCAATCTGAGTG AGCTGCGGAAGCAACTAAATCAACTTAAGTCTCATGAGCCTGAAGACACAACTGAATTGGAGTCTGATGAGTGTGAAATGGTTGAGCTAGAGGACCCAACAGAAGCTTACATAAAAGATCTGCTTGTTTCTTCTGGTTTGTATGATGGATCATCTGATGGGTCTTTATTCAGGTGGGACACATTTGCTAAGCCTATTAGCAGCTCTGtctttgaagaagtggaagaaTCATATAGAAAATTGGCCAGGGAGGATGAAAGTACATTAAATGATCACTATGCAAAGTTAGATCACAAGTTGCTACTCGATTTATTAAATGAAACACTTTCAACGATTCTTGCACCACTTTCAACCACGTCTACattcaaaagaaatattattaattccACTATGCTGCCACCTTTACGTGGAAGGAGGTTATTGGATCATGTGTGGGAGATTATCCATGTGTATTTACACCCTTCAGCTGACAAATCCCAATACTCACTTGATAGTATGGTTTCCCTGGATCTAGGATCAGTCCCATGGTCTTTATTGATGGATGATGAGGTTAATGTTCTGGCAAGAGGGGTGGAATATCTGATAATTGGAGATTTGGTTGAGGAAATTGTAAAGGACATACAACTACGATCATGTGAGTATTAA
- the LOC142623868 gene encoding uncharacterized protein LOC142623868: MVESCISSKIYSYKHECKWPDSEAADVHNIIVRKSRSKGFLVFFSALLILANVILLFLIKDKSIAVVFWSFIWDVLIVKLLLRKPVEKESVVVMPALGVQLETHYVSGKIIRRFVPIDKILKPVLLECVTPVTCYWSLSLIIQEEAELMLVFKELRPPVKMLVPIWKALCAATGSEGSLNTFTEDGPCC; encoded by the exons ATGGTGGAGAGTTGTATTAGCAGTAAGATATATAGTTACAAACATGAATGTAAGTGGCCTGATTCTGAGGCTGCTGATGTGCACAATATCATTGTTCGAAAGAGCCGTTCAAAGGGTTTCCTCGTATTCTTCTCGGCTCTTCTTATTTTAGCAAATGTCATCCTTCTTTTCCTTATCAAG GATAAATCAATTGCCGTTGTTTTTTGGAGCTTTATTTGGGATGTCTTAATTGTCAAGCTCTTGCTTCGGAAGCCTGTTGAGAAAG AGTCTGTTGTGGTTATGCCAGCTTTAGGAGTTCAACTTGAAACTCACTATGTaag TGGTAAAATTATCCGTCGCTTTGTACCCATTGACAAGATCTTGAAACCTGTACTATTAGAATGCGTGACCCCTGTTACTTGCTACTGGAGCCTGTCATTGATCATACAGGAAGAAGCAGAATTGATGTTAGTTTTTAAG GAATTACGTCCACCGGTGAAAATGCTAGTCCCCATTTGGAAGGCCTTGTGTGCTGCCACTGGTAGTGAAGGAAGCCTCAATACATTTACTGAAGATGGGCCATGCTGCTGA
- the LOC142624519 gene encoding WUSCHEL-related homeobox 8 isoform X2, with amino-acid sequence MTEFNMMEWEKQGHPHPHHHHHHQHQHQQHQQQQQQEREEQQNGNVGNNIEVNGNGNGGMLYVKVMTDDQLETLRKQIALYASICEQLVEMHKNLTAQQDLAGVRLGNLYCDPLMTSAGHKITSRQRWTPTPVQLQILERIFDQGNGTPSKQKIKEITSELGQHGQISETNVYNWFQNRRARSKRKQQNSAPNNGESEVETEVDSPKDKKTKPEEFHSQQNSDPRAEDLCFQNPEISSDLHFLDPQSSKAEAMFPSDDGLKPARSLSQISFYDGLLSNSSMK; translated from the exons atgacTGAGTTCAACATGATGGAGTGGGAGAAGCAAGgacatcctcatcctcatcatcatcaccaccaccaacaccaacaccaacaacaccaacaacaacagcagcaagAGAGAGAGGAGCAACAGAATGGGAATGTTGGTAATAATATTGAAGTTAATGGGAATGGAAATGGTGGGATGTTGTATGTCAAAGTCATGACCGATGACCAATTGGAAACTCTTCGTAAACAGATTGCTCTTTATGCCTCCATTTGTGAACAACTCGTTGAGATGCACAAGAATCTCACTGCCCAACAAGATCTtgcag GAGTGAGGCTGGGCAATTTATATTGTGACCCCTTAATGACATCTGCTGGCCACAAAATCACTTCTAGACAGCGGTGGACTCCAACACCTGTGCAACTTCAAATTCTGGAGCGTATATTTGATCAAGGGAATGGAACTCCAAGCAAACAGAAGATCAAAGAGATAACCTCTGAACTGGGTCAGCATGGCCAAATTTCAGAAACAAATGTCTATAACTGGTTCCAGAATAGGCGTGCTAGATCAAAAAGGAAACAACAAAATTCAGCACCAAACAATGGTGAATCAGAAGTAGAGACAGAAGTTGATTCCCCTAAGGATAAGAAGACAAAACCAGAGGAATTTCACTCCCAACAGAACTCAGATCCTAGGGCTGAAGATTTGTGCTTCCAGAATCCTGAGATAAGCTCTGATCTGCATTTCTTAGACCCACAGAGCAGTAAAGCTGAGGCTATGTTTCCTTCGGATGATGGTTTAAAACCTGCTAGAAGTTTAAGCCAAATTTCTTTTTACGACGGTTTGCTATCAAATTCAAGTAT GAAATGA